From Leptospira fletcheri, a single genomic window includes:
- the omp85 gene encoding Omp85 family outer membrane protein translates to MKNLPIRIIFTGLVAAFLYEPISAQEIITGCEKPEPRKDLPFPISQQRQLCKKDLLKKKEGWFPTGLPLLNSDPNTGVGYGVRVFAYNNGTKDDPFFEYTPYKFRIYAQYFNTSKNRQYQDIAFDAPFVFGTQWRLRGEGVYDANPNTLYFGIGQASLQTLSYTDRNQPGAPVTTNATFSDQQKNLAYTRPGGPGDPVALGAGTYGGFPSANGFQVTDAQYNRYNIISPTANLSAEHSYFGGTVRLVAGLRMSQNIVRTFDGTMSKGLDPVLDGQVINSAGNAFNQTTKLTQDYNAGKILGYHGGNVNSVRLGLVYDTRDLEPDPNQGMFLEATYEKASKTMGSGYDFSKYFAQGKFFFSPFPKIFDKLVLAGRAGFSLTSGDAPFFEYRNMWGTEGVISGLGGRTTLRGYKQDRFVGRSMGWGNVEVRWRFTQFSVLGQHFALMLVPFFDFGRIWDDEHKAGLKDYKYSKGVGFRVAWNQTTVIILDYAVSREDKQLFINFNHAF, encoded by the coding sequence ATGAAGAATCTCCCGATCCGTATTATCTTTACAGGGCTTGTTGCCGCCTTTCTCTATGAACCGATCTCTGCTCAGGAAATCATCACAGGTTGTGAAAAGCCTGAACCTCGAAAAGACCTTCCCTTTCCGATCAGCCAACAGAGACAACTTTGTAAAAAAGATCTGTTAAAGAAAAAGGAAGGTTGGTTTCCCACGGGTCTTCCTCTTCTGAATTCGGATCCGAACACAGGTGTAGGGTACGGAGTTCGGGTGTTCGCGTACAATAACGGAACCAAGGATGATCCGTTTTTCGAATATACTCCGTACAAATTCCGGATTTACGCGCAATATTTCAATACGTCGAAGAACAGACAGTACCAGGATATCGCTTTCGACGCTCCTTTCGTTTTCGGTACCCAATGGAGGCTGAGAGGAGAAGGAGTGTACGATGCGAATCCGAATACTCTGTACTTCGGAATCGGGCAAGCTTCTCTCCAGACTTTGAGCTATACGGACAGGAACCAACCCGGAGCTCCTGTGACCACGAACGCGACGTTTTCGGACCAGCAGAAAAACTTAGCGTATACAAGACCCGGAGGCCCCGGGGATCCGGTGGCTCTAGGGGCAGGGACCTACGGCGGTTTTCCTAGCGCGAACGGATTTCAGGTAACGGACGCGCAATACAATCGGTACAATATCATCTCTCCTACCGCGAACCTAAGTGCGGAGCATTCTTATTTCGGCGGAACGGTGCGTTTGGTGGCGGGTCTTCGTATGTCTCAAAACATCGTTCGGACGTTCGATGGAACCATGAGCAAAGGTTTGGATCCCGTTCTGGATGGACAGGTCATCAACTCGGCCGGAAACGCATTCAACCAGACGACCAAGCTGACTCAGGATTATAATGCCGGAAAAATTCTGGGGTACCACGGAGGAAACGTGAACTCCGTCCGTTTGGGACTCGTGTACGATACCCGGGATTTGGAACCGGATCCGAACCAAGGGATGTTTCTGGAGGCCACCTATGAGAAGGCGTCCAAGACGATGGGATCGGGCTACGATTTCTCCAAATACTTTGCCCAAGGTAAGTTCTTTTTTAGTCCGTTTCCGAAGATATTCGATAAGCTGGTTTTGGCGGGAAGAGCGGGATTTTCCCTCACTTCGGGAGATGCTCCTTTCTTTGAATATAGGAATATGTGGGGAACGGAAGGTGTGATCTCCGGATTGGGAGGTCGGACGACTTTGCGCGGTTACAAACAGGATCGGTTCGTGGGTAGGTCCATGGGTTGGGGTAACGTGGAAGTACGTTGGAGATTCACCCAATTTTCGGTTTTGGGGCAACACTTCGCGCTGATGCTCGTGCCGTTCTTCGACTTCGGAAGAATCTGGGACGACGAACATAAGGCAGGATTAAAGGATTATAAATATTCCAAAGGGGTCGGTTTCCGAGTGGCATGGAATCAAACTACGGTTATCATTTTGGATTACGCAGTATCTAGAGAAGACAAGCAGCTCTTCATCAACTTTAACCATGCATTCTAA
- a CDS encoding acetyl-CoA carboxylase biotin carboxyl carrier protein subunit, with protein MSTLYRLRWKDREFLLDLGEGTASARLLDSETGNWESVLAHSVWTLEKEGHYSLPDGSIALFSGGRIFIHTRGRSFQFLLKGRESGSSDSAQREIKSPMPGKVIRVEVATGDAVRKGQILAVVEAMKMEHALKAGSDSQVEEVRVSPGDLVLQDQIILILQN; from the coding sequence ATGAGCACTTTGTACAGACTTCGCTGGAAAGACAGGGAATTTCTGTTGGATTTGGGAGAAGGAACCGCGTCCGCAAGGCTCTTGGATTCGGAGACGGGAAATTGGGAATCCGTTTTGGCCCATTCCGTTTGGACCTTGGAAAAGGAAGGACATTATTCTCTCCCCGACGGATCCATCGCACTATTTTCCGGAGGAAGGATTTTCATTCATACGAGAGGAAGGAGTTTTCAATTTCTTCTGAAAGGTAGGGAAAGCGGTTCCTCCGATTCCGCTCAAAGGGAAATCAAAAGTCCCATGCCTGGCAAAGTGATTCGAGTGGAAGTCGCAACCGGAGATGCTGTCCGGAAAGGACAGATCCTTGCCGTGGTCGAAGCGATGAAGATGGAGCATGCTTTAAAGGCGGGATCGGATTCCCAAGTGGAAGAGGTCCGGGTTTCCCCCGGAGACCTGGTCTTACAAGATCAAATAATTCTAATACTCCAGAATTAA
- a CDS encoding acetyl-CoA carboxylase biotin carboxylase subunit: MIHTLLIANRGEISLRIQRTCKRLGIRTVAVYSDADRNSPFVKNADLSYYLGESEPSKSYLSVPSVLKAVRETGADAVHPGYGFLSEKTEFAQALAQAGILFLGPRPESVDLMGDKIRSREAMIAAGVPVVPGTDGNTQDSKILLNEAKKIGFPVMIKASAGGGGKGMKRVYSEEEFLSSLESAQREASNAFGDSRVFLEKYVSNPRHIEVQVFGDSKGKVIHLFERECSIQRRHQKVIEESPAPNLDPKLKEEICAVAVKAASSIGYLGAGTVEFILGEDGAFYFLEMNTRLQVEHPVTEIVTGIDLVEWQIRIAEGKTLGELLAGSAVKQSGHAIEARLYAEDPENEFLPSIGKIEYASFPEIQNVRVDSGVETGSEVSLYYDPMLAKIIGNGKTREEARKNLIQALENTVVFGPTTNASYLKGILAHPEFTKGNTNTHFLERHQISVGGEGEEKDALAKVASLLLGRRKKASSIWDAIGPKDLWEIRK; the protein is encoded by the coding sequence GTGATCCATACCCTACTCATCGCCAACCGAGGAGAAATTTCACTTCGAATCCAGAGAACCTGCAAACGGTTGGGAATCCGAACCGTGGCGGTCTATTCGGATGCGGACAGAAATTCTCCCTTCGTGAAAAACGCGGATCTTTCCTATTACCTCGGAGAGTCCGAGCCGTCCAAATCCTATCTTTCCGTTCCTTCGGTTTTGAAGGCAGTCCGTGAAACCGGTGCGGACGCCGTGCACCCCGGCTACGGATTCCTTTCCGAAAAGACCGAATTTGCACAGGCGCTCGCGCAGGCGGGGATCCTTTTTTTGGGCCCCAGACCGGAAAGCGTGGATTTGATGGGAGACAAGATACGATCCCGGGAAGCGATGATCGCTGCGGGAGTTCCGGTAGTACCCGGGACGGACGGGAATACGCAAGATTCTAAAATTTTGTTAAACGAAGCAAAGAAGATCGGCTTTCCCGTGATGATCAAGGCGAGCGCGGGAGGCGGGGGAAAAGGTATGAAGAGGGTATATTCCGAAGAGGAATTCCTTTCTTCCTTGGAATCCGCTCAAAGGGAAGCCTCCAACGCGTTCGGAGATTCGCGCGTCTTCTTGGAGAAATACGTATCCAATCCTAGACATATAGAGGTACAGGTTTTCGGAGATTCCAAGGGGAAGGTGATCCATCTCTTCGAGAGGGAATGTTCCATCCAGAGGAGGCACCAAAAGGTGATCGAAGAGTCGCCTGCACCGAATCTGGATCCGAAATTGAAGGAAGAAATCTGCGCGGTCGCCGTGAAGGCAGCTTCTTCCATCGGGTATCTCGGAGCCGGAACGGTGGAATTTATTTTAGGGGAAGACGGAGCGTTCTACTTTCTGGAGATGAATACACGACTCCAAGTAGAGCATCCAGTCACCGAAATTGTAACCGGAATCGATTTGGTAGAATGGCAGATCCGAATCGCGGAAGGAAAAACCTTGGGCGAGCTCTTAGCAGGTTCGGCAGTCAAGCAGTCCGGACACGCGATAGAAGCCAGGTTGTATGCGGAGGATCCTGAGAACGAATTTCTCCCTTCTATCGGAAAAATCGAATATGCCTCCTTTCCGGAGATCCAAAACGTACGGGTGGATAGCGGAGTGGAAACCGGCTCCGAGGTTTCCCTGTATTACGATCCCATGCTGGCAAAGATCATCGGCAACGGAAAAACGAGAGAAGAGGCGCGTAAAAACCTGATCCAGGCTTTGGAAAATACGGTGGTTTTCGGGCCGACCACGAATGCTTCTTACCTGAAGGGAATTCTTGCCCATCCCGAATTTACCAAGGGAAACACGAACACTCACTTCTTAGAGCGGCATCAGATTTCCGTCGGCGGAGAAGGGGAGGAAAAGGACGCTTTGGCAAAAGTCGCCTCTTTGCTGCTCGGAAGACGAAAAAAAGCCTCCTCGATTTGGGATGCGATCGGGCCAAAGGATCTATGGGAAATTCGGAAATGA
- a CDS encoding lysophospholipid acyltransferase family protein, with protein sequence MNPFKFMESRLGRFSKEYRKLVVRTYVITVRLVLTTAFPSMIKGIFYSLSGNRSKQYAAFLKGSKTWGGAVRKMTNTNLILTNEIPIPETGHMIFLNHVNEIDFPYDCLVVNKPYLANQVIKKTLVAYWWMKAMGSQVFEASKATTIAVSVRNLLKGLGTTSYIVYPEGHNSYSEEIQPLLKGMVKIAFENKIPVVIVLKSGITRYQTDPKNVTVGYKYVGRFDPTEFQTWEAFRDSLQEIMVREKDALDKQIGTVRQPETVKAK encoded by the coding sequence ATGAATCCATTCAAGTTTATGGAAAGTCGGCTGGGTCGATTCTCTAAGGAATATAGGAAGCTGGTTGTCCGTACCTACGTGATCACCGTTCGATTGGTGTTAACCACCGCTTTCCCTTCCATGATCAAAGGAATTTTTTATTCTTTATCCGGAAACCGTTCCAAGCAGTATGCAGCCTTCCTGAAAGGATCCAAGACCTGGGGCGGAGCAGTGCGTAAGATGACCAACACGAACCTGATTCTTACGAATGAAATTCCGATTCCGGAAACCGGGCATATGATTTTTTTGAATCACGTGAACGAGATCGATTTTCCCTATGATTGCCTGGTCGTAAACAAACCCTATCTCGCAAACCAAGTGATCAAGAAAACCCTGGTCGCGTATTGGTGGATGAAAGCGATGGGATCGCAGGTCTTCGAAGCCTCCAAAGCGACTACCATCGCGGTTTCTGTACGAAACCTGCTGAAAGGTCTGGGTACGACCTCCTATATCGTCTATCCTGAAGGACACAATTCGTATTCGGAGGAGATCCAACCGCTTCTGAAAGGGATGGTCAAGATCGCCTTCGAAAATAAGATACCGGTAGTAATCGTACTGAAATCGGGGATTACTCGCTACCAAACCGATCCGAAAAACGTGACTGTAGGCTACAAATACGTGGGGAGATTCGATCCTACGGAATTCCAAACTTGGGAAGCCTTTCGCGATTCCTTACAAGAAATCATGGTTCGGGAAAAAGATGCATTGGACAAACAGATCGGAACCGTCCGTCAGCCCGAGACGGTAAAGGCGAAGTGA
- a CDS encoding LIC11274 family protein has translation MKKLLVFTIAMFVAPAILHGEAVSMKAYKKRVELLTYLREIEPIVKNYPGDPKNAQNQQAQPAAGVQQQGEGDRLAKYKELKRLYQEGLLYFFEGNHVNSYRRFLEAQLGMEILLEEISQTYVERTEEILKTAIEKKNPNNPQDKALVDIAVEYGTGSYARADIKENREAPFFRRMYNPREYHYVTSKYVIEKNMELGYQFLGEAKETRNNALKIEKHLEKHQKLQPVHRKFRIENYLAAINLCRDARSNAINIFKLKYPYDNYFIQRSDAKSEELRNEYGEITPAEVVSIEGVTYDFTQNPLVRLDARMSPVFDKRIPDEYRRDAVDVLGRVFDDEIANRLYLKWDFEKRKALLGDKVPPNKAKANQPAGQNK, from the coding sequence ATGAAGAAACTTCTCGTTTTCACGATCGCGATGTTTGTCGCGCCCGCAATCCTCCACGGCGAAGCCGTTTCGATGAAGGCATATAAGAAACGGGTCGAACTACTAACGTATTTACGGGAGATAGAGCCGATCGTAAAAAATTACCCTGGAGATCCCAAAAACGCGCAGAACCAACAGGCCCAACCTGCGGCCGGGGTTCAGCAACAGGGAGAAGGGGATCGCCTTGCGAAATACAAGGAACTCAAACGGCTCTATCAGGAAGGATTACTGTATTTCTTCGAAGGAAATCACGTGAATTCCTACAGACGTTTCCTGGAAGCCCAACTCGGGATGGAAATTCTCCTGGAGGAGATTTCCCAGACCTACGTGGAACGCACGGAAGAGATCCTGAAGACGGCCATAGAAAAAAAGAATCCTAACAATCCTCAAGACAAGGCCTTGGTCGACATAGCCGTCGAGTATGGAACGGGAAGCTATGCCCGCGCCGACATCAAGGAAAACCGCGAGGCGCCGTTTTTCAGAAGGATGTATAACCCGCGCGAGTATCATTACGTTACCAGCAAGTATGTCATCGAAAAGAATATGGAACTGGGATACCAATTCCTAGGTGAAGCCAAGGAAACCAGAAACAACGCTCTCAAGATAGAGAAGCATCTGGAAAAACACCAGAAGCTGCAACCGGTACACCGGAAATTCCGGATCGAAAATTATCTTGCGGCCATCAATCTGTGTAGGGACGCGAGATCGAACGCGATCAACATATTCAAACTGAAATATCCGTACGACAATTATTTCATCCAGAGATCCGACGCTAAGTCCGAAGAACTTCGGAACGAATACGGAGAGATCACTCCGGCAGAGGTGGTCTCCATCGAAGGGGTTACGTACGATTTCACTCAGAACCCTTTGGTCCGTTTGGACGCGAGGATGAGCCCGGTGTTTGACAAACGGATTCCTGACGAATATCGTCGCGATGCAGTGGACGTACTCGGCCGGGTGTTCGACGACGAGATCGCGAACCGATTGTACCTGAAGTGGGACTTCGAAAAGAGGAAAGCTCTCCTAGGGGACAAAGTTCCTCCAAACAAGGCCAAAGCGAACCAACCGGCCGGCCAAAACAAATGA
- a CDS encoding DUF2225 domain-containing protein — translation MTATALAQGKKISFRNKEDTVCPVCSEVHQRESMFQGGGRLIAGRLTQELRRLYEKNKKFGRVNPNDYILSVCPRCLYTAFPKDWSSLDAEENGKLRESVDNRRKNIELILGPLDFYQDRNLVLGSASYLLAIECYQVRKGTVAPTPKKAVCAIRGAWYFDDLHTEFPEIGFDKIRDLLYQKSAGWYTETMEIMQSGSEPVDAASYLLGPDTDKNWGFDGVIYLSAYLTMKFKDELASDPQSKLNLLVRAKRTLSRLYGSGKASKSKPSVIIDMAKELYDSYNKIIDEMGGEK, via the coding sequence ATGACGGCAACTGCACTCGCACAAGGTAAGAAGATCTCCTTTCGGAACAAAGAAGACACGGTATGCCCTGTCTGTAGCGAGGTTCACCAAAGGGAGAGTATGTTCCAGGGAGGAGGCCGACTCATCGCCGGACGCTTAACCCAGGAATTGCGCCGTCTCTACGAAAAAAACAAGAAATTCGGCCGAGTCAATCCGAACGATTATATTCTCTCCGTGTGTCCGCGGTGTTTATACACCGCCTTTCCCAAAGACTGGTCTAGTTTAGATGCGGAAGAAAACGGAAAATTGCGGGAAAGCGTAGACAATCGAAGGAAGAATATAGAACTCATCTTGGGTCCCTTGGACTTTTACCAGGACAGAAACCTGGTGTTAGGATCCGCTTCCTATTTGTTGGCCATCGAATGCTACCAAGTCCGGAAGGGAACCGTGGCCCCCACCCCCAAAAAGGCGGTCTGTGCCATCCGGGGAGCCTGGTACTTCGACGATTTACACACGGAATTTCCGGAAATCGGCTTCGATAAGATCCGGGACCTTCTCTACCAAAAATCGGCGGGTTGGTATACGGAGACCATGGAAATCATGCAATCCGGTTCCGAGCCTGTGGATGCCGCCTCTTATCTTCTGGGACCGGATACCGACAAGAACTGGGGCTTTGACGGCGTCATTTATCTTTCCGCATACCTCACCATGAAATTCAAGGACGAGCTGGCTTCGGACCCGCAATCCAAATTGAATCTTCTCGTCCGCGCCAAACGGACCCTATCTCGCCTGTATGGTTCCGGGAAGGCTTCGAAATCCAAACCATCCGTCATCATCGATATGGCAAAAGAGCTCTACGATAGTTACAATAAGATCATCGACGAGATGGGAGGGGAAAAATAA
- the truA gene encoding tRNA pseudouridine(38-40) synthase TruA — protein MKKEEAAKENYALLVEYDGGCFYGYQSQRQSPTVQEEIEKALAILLREPVRIYGAGRTDTGVHARGMIVNFRTKFPISEPSRFLLGINALTDRGLSIQGIRSVPESFHSQFACTAREYEYLLLNSRFPQPVWKNRAFWSQHRIDVSRLRQELELLKGEHDFRSLAKANSMRNRKSTVRVIYDASLKENREEPGLFRLRIKANGFLHNMIRILTGTLFEIAIGKRNETNLLEILSSKNRTIAGMTLPAYGLYFLRAYYDSFPQIDSLYEERDSFGGIPW, from the coding sequence ATGAAGAAGGAGGAAGCCGCGAAGGAAAATTATGCCCTCCTTGTGGAATACGACGGAGGTTGTTTTTATGGTTACCAAAGCCAGAGACAATCCCCTACCGTCCAAGAGGAAATCGAAAAAGCTCTTGCCATCCTTTTGCGGGAACCCGTTCGGATCTACGGCGCTGGACGTACGGACACCGGAGTGCACGCGAGAGGAATGATTGTGAACTTCCGGACAAAATTTCCGATTTCCGAGCCTTCTCGTTTCTTACTCGGAATCAACGCACTCACAGACCGCGGTCTTTCCATCCAAGGAATCCGTTCCGTTCCGGAATCCTTCCATTCCCAGTTTGCCTGTACCGCAAGAGAGTACGAATACCTGTTGTTGAATTCCCGTTTTCCACAGCCGGTTTGGAAAAACCGTGCCTTTTGGTCCCAACATCGGATTGACGTTTCCCGCTTACGGCAAGAACTGGAACTATTAAAAGGCGAACATGATTTTCGGAGTTTGGCAAAAGCCAATTCCATGAGGAACCGAAAAAGCACGGTACGGGTCATCTATGATGCAAGCCTGAAGGAAAATCGGGAAGAACCCGGATTGTTTCGATTGCGTATCAAGGCAAACGGCTTCCTGCATAACATGATTCGAATCCTTACCGGCACCTTATTTGAAATCGCCATAGGCAAGCGGAACGAGACGAATCTATTGGAAATCTTATCTTCGAAAAATCGTACCATCGCCGGAATGACTCTTCCGGCTTACGGCCTGTACTTTCTGCGAGCATATTACGATTCTTTTCCGCAAATCGATTCCTTGTACGAGGAGCGGGACTCGTTCGGAGGAATTCCTTGGTAA
- a CDS encoding LIC11270 family surface protein, with protein sequence MIRNVYGILILFPLWIGCRVGAWHGHQTSDPVISTLFNQRMLLLLKATYATDNPLNFTDYNNGTGALYLDNQGATGVGDPTLNLGGIPSAANLPIYIDVGEIRISSKYRDGLGNLSQITTAAKSKSFWDFIAPNREVYCTTAYTLNSNTCQQQNGFVKMQQLFDGEGAQYPSNDPTQGVDWFYPSQYYYTGVFLRNLVTGWGVLPGVDLTTITFFDNYGINGFNIVPYNAYVPGTVNYATTPLIFPVLYSLGADEGGPIGNGDMEFRSGYEPYILEVRMNLKENLMVHSIFAADGVSTAQTMVGISDWKYDHQGQIDIGGNLLLRSRTIYPSSASKLVIYGGSGSKVHYYGIFRDTEINLLSKLPLIASPALSGGTPIKYIMPGQYQLVCLQDTTNVIDGTLDGFPDTIVRQINFSVPENGNGNSMAVSLSCP encoded by the coding sequence ATGATTCGAAACGTTTATGGTATCTTAATTCTATTCCCGCTTTGGATCGGTTGTCGGGTGGGAGCCTGGCACGGACACCAAACCAGCGATCCAGTCATCAGTACTCTCTTTAACCAGAGAATGCTTCTTTTGTTAAAGGCGACGTACGCCACGGACAATCCGTTAAATTTTACGGACTACAATAACGGTACCGGTGCGCTTTATTTGGACAACCAGGGAGCTACGGGAGTAGGCGACCCGACTCTCAACCTAGGCGGGATTCCTTCCGCGGCAAACCTTCCGATTTACATAGACGTCGGAGAGATTCGAATCTCCTCCAAGTACAGGGACGGCTTGGGGAACCTATCCCAAATCACGACTGCAGCTAAGTCCAAATCCTTCTGGGATTTTATAGCGCCGAATCGGGAAGTGTACTGTACGACGGCCTACACTCTGAATTCGAATACCTGTCAGCAGCAAAACGGATTCGTTAAGATGCAGCAGCTATTTGACGGCGAAGGGGCCCAATACCCTTCCAACGACCCGACCCAAGGTGTGGATTGGTTCTACCCGAGCCAATACTATTATACCGGTGTCTTTTTACGGAACCTAGTTACCGGTTGGGGAGTGCTCCCCGGCGTGGATCTGACCACCATCACTTTCTTTGACAACTACGGAATCAACGGATTCAATATCGTACCCTACAATGCCTACGTTCCCGGTACGGTCAACTATGCGACTACCCCTCTGATATTCCCTGTTCTCTATTCTTTGGGAGCGGATGAAGGAGGTCCGATCGGAAACGGAGACATGGAATTTCGTTCCGGATACGAGCCTTATATTCTGGAAGTCCGGATGAACCTTAAGGAAAACTTAATGGTTCATTCCATTTTCGCGGCGGATGGAGTGTCGACAGCTCAGACCATGGTGGGAATCAGCGACTGGAAATACGACCATCAGGGGCAAATAGACATAGGAGGAAATCTACTCCTCCGTTCCCGCACGATCTATCCGAGTTCCGCCTCCAAGCTGGTCATTTACGGAGGCAGCGGATCCAAAGTGCACTATTACGGAATTTTCAGGGATACGGAAATCAATCTTCTTTCCAAACTTCCGTTGATCGCATCCCCCGCCCTATCCGGCGGAACTCCGATCAAATACATCATGCCGGGGCAATACCAATTGGTGTGCCTGCAGGACACCACCAACGTGATCGACGGAACGTTGGACGGATTTCCGGATACGATCGTACGTCAGAT